The following proteins are co-located in the Manihot esculenta cultivar AM560-2 chromosome 7, M.esculenta_v8, whole genome shotgun sequence genome:
- the LOC122723980 gene encoding uncharacterized protein LOC122723980 translates to MHIWDSTCIKAIEKELIVEIKNEEKYWKQKARINWLKSGDKNTSFFHTKNIYTSCNPRYFHCITAGFTPRVSEEMNASLISPFTFKEVTKAIFSINPSKAPGEDGLFAVFFQKYWNLIGRDIFQGVMEFFNSGRMLKNANHTVISLIPKVKSVKTMKDLRPIGLCNVFYKIIAKLLTLRLQPLMDSIVGSEQNGFIKGRLILDNILICHEIMHSLKIKKHSKSAGMAIKLDMSKAYECVEWSFLQHMLYCFGFHEKWISWIMQCVSSVTFSLQFNGHRFGYLTPTRGIRQGDPLSPYLFLLVAEGFSHALNNLAIRGLSASRHGPSISHLLFADDYILFTQATMEQANIIQSILHNYSRASGQSVNLAKSTIIFSPNTSLILKQQICSSLNIHNLEVNDRFLGLPAHFYRSKTQTFGYLRERIEKTCAGWKEKLLSKCGKEVLIKAVPSAIPVYTMSCFRLLTALYDKINSIMSNFWWGQQQNERKIYWVAWSKLSTQGNRGSWGWRSVLWEREILNQGIRWHVGNGENIFCKEDVWVPLLFPGKPHLKEGHDTYITRVVQLINPSSKLWDATILSRNFEPADVEKIRAITLSIFAREDWLVWNFEKSGVYSVMSSYWKAKDLSRRAAMEPNGNPSPSSSSHNSCFWKSLWKTNVPSKLRIFLWLFCLVRLPFWFNSPLQLRSSYLSSSTMMDKWTKKDRNAFTFNHISKPAEESVSLAIRSRDDFREATSNHPLPSHQSEMDQQLLIHQSQLSWQPTPLGFIKLNFNAAWDKNSNSGATAVIVRDLSGSVIDWWVSISDPLQLESIACREALLFAKSRGFSRFIIGAT, encoded by the exons ATGCATATATGGGATTCAACTTGCATCAAAGCCATTGAAAAAGAGCTGattgttgaaataaaaaatgaagagaaataCTGGAAACAGAAAGCAAGGATCAACTGGCTGAAATCAGGGGATAAAAATACATCTTTCTTTCATACAAAG AACATTTACACATCCTGCAATCCAAGATATTTTCATTGTATTACTGCAGGATTTACTCCACGGGTCTCAGAAGAGATGAATGCTTCCTTAATTTCCCCTTTCACATTCAAAGAAGTTACAAAGGCAATTTTTTCCATTAACCCATCAAAAGCTCCAGGGGAAGATGGTTTATTTGCCGTATTCTTTCAGAAATACTGGAACCTCATTGGTAGGGATATTTTTCAAGGGGTTATGGAGTTCTTTAACAGTGGTCGAATGCTGAAGAATGCCAACCACACAGTTATTTCTCTTATTCCCAAGGTCAAGTcagttaaaaccatgaaagatcttcGGCCAATTGGCCTTTGCAATGTTTTCTACAAGATTATTGCTAAATTGCTTACTTTGAGGTTACAACCTTTGATGGACTCTATTGTGGGTTCGGAACAGAATGGCTTCATTAAAGGCCGCCTGATTTTAGACAATATTCTTATCTGCCATGAGATCATGCATAgccttaaaataaaaaaacatagcAAGTCTGCCGGAATGGCAATCAAGCTAGATATGAGTAAAGCATATGAATGTGTGGAGTGGTCTTTTTTACAGCATATGCTCTATTGCTTTGGCTTTCATGAGAAGTGGATATCCTGGATCATGCAATGTGTCTCTTCAGTAACCTTCTCTCTTCAATTTAATGGCCATCGCTTTGGGTATCTAACTCCAACAAGAGGTATTCGTCAGGGAGACCCCCTATCCCCTTACCTCTTTCTCTTAGTAGCGGAAGGTTTTTCTCATGCTTTAAATAACTTGGCCATTAGAGGGTTATCTGCTTCTCGACATGGCCCATCCATATCGCATTTGTTGTTCGCAGATGACTACATCTTATTCACACAAGCAACTATGGAGCAAGCAAATATAATCCAATCCATTTTGCATAACTATTCAAGAGCAAGTGGGCAATCAGTTAACTTGGCTAAATCAACTATCATCTTCAGTCCCAATACTTCTCTAATTTTGAAGCAACAAATTTGTTCTTCTCTGAATATTCATAACTTGGAGGTCAATGATCGTTTTCTAGGTTTACCTGCTCACTTTTACAGATCTAAAACTCAAACATTTGGTTATCTCAGAGAACGCATTGAGAAGACATGTGCGGGGTGGAAGGAAAAGCTTCTATCCAAATGCGGGAAAGAGGTGTTGATCAAAGCAGTACCTTCGGCTATCCCTGTTTACACCATGTCTTGTTTTCGGCTTCTCACTGCCTTATACGATAAAATTAATAGCATTATGAGCAATTTTTGGTGGGGTCAACAACAAAATGAAAGGAAGATCTATTGGGTTGCCTGGTCCAAACTCT CAACCCAAGGAAATAGAGGATCATGGGGATGGAGGAGTGTTTTATGGGAAAGAGAAATTCTCAATCAAGGCATTCGCTGGCATGTCGGTAATGGAGAGAACATCTTCTGCAAAGAAGACGTATGGGTTCCACTCCTTTTCCCAGGCAAGCCACATCTTAAAGAAGGACATGATACATATATAACTCGGGTGGTTCAGCTTATCAATCCATCTTCCAAGCTTTGGGATGCTACTATCTTGTCCCGAAACTTTGAGCCAGCAGATGTTGAGAAAATTAGAGCCATTACTCTTAGTATTTTTGCTAGGGAAGATTGGTTGGTATGGAACTTTGAGAAAAGCGGCGTTTATTCAGTCATGTCTAGTTATTGGAAAGCTAAAGATTTGAGTAGACGGGCAGCTATGGAACCTAATGGTAATCCGAGTCCAAGTTCCTCATCTCATAATTCTTGCTTCTGGAAGTCTCTTTGGAAGACTAATGTTCCAAGTAAACTTCGGATTTTCCTATGGCTTTTTTGCTTGGTGCGGCTACCTT TTTGGTTTAATTCTCCATTGCAACTTCGTTCTTCTTATCTTTCGAGCTCAACAATGATGGACAAATGGACAAAA AAAGATAGGAATGCTTTCACATTCAATCATATATCTAAACCGGCTGAAGAGTCTGTTAGCTTGGCAATCAGAAGTCGAGATGATTTTAGAGAAGCCACCTCCAACCATCCTCTCCCCTCGCATCAATCAGAAATGGATCAACAACTattaattcatcaatctcaactCTCTTGGCAACCCACTCCTCTCGGTTTCATAAAGCTTAACTTCAATGCAGCTTGGGACAAGAATTCAAATTCAGGAGCCACTGCAGTTATTGTTCGTGATCTTTCCGGAAGTGTTATTGACTGGTGGGTCTCTATCTCAGACCCCTTACAATTAGAGAGCATTGCTTGTCGAGAAGCACTTCTTTTTGCTAAAAGTAGAGGATTCTCTCGCTTTATTATAGGGGCAACCTAG